The following are from one region of the Thermococcus sp. genome:
- a CDS encoding Lrp/AsnC family transcriptional regulator: MPGIDEKDREILRILRKEGRITLTELGKRVSLSPASVKNRVEKLEKLGAIRGYSAIVDPAFLNEFIQALFEVRLSVDDRSVDGILRRIASLDNVCGVYRRTGENQVLIKAHFRDITGVKEFAGLLKRRYFGKNLERVEVTIILDSFKDNWVKLW, encoded by the coding sequence ATGCCGGGGATAGACGAGAAGGATAGGGAGATACTCAGAATCCTCCGGAAGGAGGGCAGGATAACCCTCACAGAGCTCGGGAAGAGGGTTAGCCTGTCCCCGGCGAGCGTGAAGAACAGGGTAGAAAAGCTGGAGAAGCTCGGGGCAATTAGGGGCTACTCAGCCATCGTTGACCCGGCTTTTCTGAATGAATTTATTCAGGCCCTCTTTGAAGTCCGTTTATCCGTCGATGATAGGAGCGTCGATGGGATCCTCAGGAGGATTGCTTCCTTGGACAATGTCTGCGGGGTCTACCGCAGGACCGGAGAGAATCAGGTTTTGATAAAGGCCCATTTTAGGGACATCACAGGGGTGAAGGAGTTCGCGGGCCTTTTAAAAAGGAGGTACTTTGGAAAGAACCTTGAGAGGGTCGAGGTAACGATAATCCTGGATTCATTTAAGGACAACTGGGTTAAGCTCTGGTGA
- a CDS encoding DEAD/DEAH box helicase gives MLFVVRPGRKKKELEAFFIENEPEKLTAMKNLKADAIYRFIMHEGRLFKVLEGSSYRNPKEMEKLLRGARLVLVNADEWEDYFKRRLQNKRVEKAELCRLCLLDGRITVLTGGNRIKYHGEYICERCAEDELKRELRFRFKSVAMFDQAKKLLDRFRDLDKVLYAFDPRFDPTRHPEITKWDELKAKHLRVEKVKVDELPLPGKFKFVLKAEGVNELLPVQSLAVKNGLLEGESLLVVSATASGKTLIGELAGVPKAMKGKKLLFLVPLVALANQKYEDFKRRYSKLGLRVAIRVGMSRIKTRDELVVVDTGIDADIIVGTYEGIDYLLRAGRKIGNVGTIVIDEIHTLDDEERGPRLDGLIARLRRLYPDAQFIGLSATVGNPDELARELGLKLVLYDERPVDLERHIIIARNESEKWRHIAVLCKAEAMRKSPQGYRGQTIVFTFSRKRTHELAAYLTSKGLKAKPYHSGLPYKQRKLTEMEFLAQRLDVVVTTAALGAGVDFPASQVIFESLAMGNKWLTVREFHQMLGRAGRPLYHEKGRVYLIVEPGRKYSAQMEGSEDEVAFKLLTAPIEPVIVEWSDELEQDNVLAHSCVFNRLDVIEDVQSRCLGANQSAEKVLEKLGEFGFVRLRGSLVEVTPYGRAVSMSFLLPKEAAFIRDNLGKKPARWIAVKLLPFENLYLSGTLQRELEGAVRGRLSANVFSPSFASILDELDKVIPELSPNAAEKLFTIYQEFFMCPEEDCTDYAMERVSDMIIELRRNGKHPTQIAEHFRKVYGLIVYPGDVFTWLDGIVRKLEAIERIARVFRVRNAEEEAKPLRREIEEGRMIRRDYGDKRGYQRPASHRDQRKRGTQDQAQ, from the coding sequence ATGCTCTTCGTTGTGAGGCCCGGCAGGAAGAAGAAAGAGCTTGAGGCGTTCTTCATCGAGAATGAACCTGAAAAGCTCACCGCGATGAAGAACCTGAAGGCCGATGCGATATATCGCTTCATAATGCATGAGGGAAGGCTCTTTAAGGTCCTTGAGGGGAGCAGCTACCGAAACCCAAAGGAGATGGAGAAGCTCCTCCGCGGGGCGAGACTCGTTCTGGTGAACGCGGACGAGTGGGAGGACTACTTTAAGCGCAGGCTCCAAAACAAGCGCGTTGAGAAGGCCGAGCTCTGCCGTCTCTGCCTCCTCGACGGCAGGATAACCGTCCTCACCGGGGGCAACCGCATTAAATATCACGGCGAGTACATCTGCGAGCGCTGTGCCGAGGACGAACTGAAGAGGGAACTCCGCTTCAGGTTCAAGAGCGTTGCCATGTTCGACCAGGCGAAGAAGCTCCTTGACCGGTTCAGGGACCTCGATAAGGTTCTTTACGCCTTTGACCCGCGCTTCGACCCGACGAGGCACCCGGAGATAACCAAGTGGGACGAGCTGAAGGCCAAGCATCTCAGGGTAGAGAAGGTAAAGGTTGACGAGCTCCCGCTTCCCGGGAAGTTTAAATTCGTTCTCAAAGCTGAAGGCGTTAACGAACTTCTCCCGGTCCAGAGTTTGGCTGTAAAGAACGGCCTCCTTGAGGGCGAGAGTCTCCTTGTGGTTTCAGCCACTGCGAGCGGTAAGACCCTCATCGGTGAGCTGGCGGGAGTTCCAAAGGCTATGAAAGGAAAAAAGCTCCTCTTCCTCGTCCCCCTCGTTGCCTTGGCGAACCAGAAGTACGAGGACTTCAAGCGGCGCTATTCTAAACTCGGCCTCCGCGTGGCGATAAGAGTTGGCATGAGCCGCATAAAGACCCGGGACGAGCTGGTTGTGGTTGATACTGGGATAGATGCGGACATAATCGTTGGAACCTACGAGGGAATAGACTACCTCCTCCGCGCCGGCAGGAAGATAGGAAACGTTGGAACCATAGTTATAGATGAGATACACACCCTGGACGACGAGGAGCGCGGGCCGAGGCTGGACGGTTTAATAGCTCGCTTAAGGAGGCTTTACCCAGATGCCCAGTTCATAGGCCTGAGCGCCACCGTCGGGAACCCCGACGAGCTGGCCAGAGAACTCGGGTTGAAGCTTGTCCTGTACGACGAGAGGCCGGTGGATCTGGAGAGGCACATAATCATAGCGAGGAACGAGAGCGAGAAGTGGCGCCACATAGCGGTTCTCTGTAAAGCCGAGGCGATGAGGAAATCCCCGCAGGGCTACAGGGGGCAGACGATAGTCTTCACCTTCTCGCGCAAGAGGACGCACGAGTTAGCCGCCTACCTCACGAGCAAAGGCCTTAAAGCCAAGCCCTACCACTCCGGCCTGCCCTACAAGCAGAGGAAGCTCACCGAGATGGAGTTCTTAGCGCAGAGGTTGGACGTTGTCGTTACCACAGCGGCTTTGGGGGCTGGCGTTGACTTCCCAGCCTCCCAGGTAATCTTCGAGAGCCTCGCGATGGGCAACAAGTGGCTCACCGTCAGGGAGTTCCACCAGATGCTCGGAAGGGCGGGAAGGCCCCTCTACCACGAGAAGGGCAGGGTCTACCTCATCGTCGAGCCAGGGAGGAAGTATTCCGCCCAGATGGAAGGCAGCGAGGATGAGGTTGCATTCAAGCTCCTTACCGCACCGATTGAGCCCGTCATCGTCGAGTGGAGCGACGAGCTGGAGCAGGACAACGTTCTGGCCCACTCCTGCGTCTTCAACCGCCTCGACGTCATCGAGGATGTCCAGTCCAGATGCCTCGGTGCCAACCAGAGCGCGGAAAAGGTTCTCGAAAAGCTTGGGGAGTTCGGCTTCGTCCGGCTCAGGGGCTCTTTAGTTGAGGTCACGCCCTACGGGCGAGCGGTCAGCATGAGCTTCCTCCTGCCCAAGGAGGCGGCGTTCATAAGGGACAACCTCGGAAAGAAGCCGGCCCGGTGGATAGCAGTCAAGCTCCTGCCCTTCGAGAACCTCTACCTTAGCGGAACCCTCCAGAGGGAGCTTGAGGGCGCAGTTAGGGGAAGGCTGAGTGCAAACGTCTTCTCGCCGAGCTTTGCCTCAATACTCGATGAACTGGATAAAGTGATTCCCGAGCTCAGTCCGAACGCCGCCGAGAAGCTCTTCACTATTTACCAGGAGTTCTTCATGTGTCCCGAGGAGGACTGCACCGACTACGCGATGGAGCGCGTGAGCGATATGATAATCGAGCTGAGGAGAAACGGCAAACACCCGACCCAGATAGCTGAGCACTTCAGGAAGGTCTACGGGCTGATAGTCTATCCCGGGGATGTCTTCACGTGGCTTGACGGCATCGTGAGGAAGCTCGAGGCGATAGAGAGGATAGCTAGGGTCTTCCGCGTGAGGAACGCCGAGGAGGAGGCCAAGCCCCTTAGAAGGGAAATTGAGGAGGGCAGGATGATACGCCGGGATTACGGGGACAAGAGGGGGTATCAAAGGCCTGCAAGCCATAGAGACCAAAGAAAAAGGGGAACACAGGACCAGGCCCAGTGA
- a CDS encoding DUF63 family protein, giving the protein MLESLWNFLNQYFITPMYTRSGYNAVNTFLYAFLFGLGVIYSYRYIIKPLKIKVDERLFWAVTPMVVFGATVRALVDGGVLPENPWILTPGIFFTAFILIVPALVIDAKTKMYPKVTVGWGTLLALWANYLLFTHAKSWEPYGLTLLHTFISWALVLAFYRWRPFDRMYLYPVLAHLYDMGSTVVAIHFYGYYEVHWIEHHLVDWFGAYVYYPWITVILIAVYYGLRYLVPDEEERKYWYLAIYILGLGPAVRDPAQMVMQIGG; this is encoded by the coding sequence ATGCTCGAATCCTTGTGGAACTTCCTCAATCAGTACTTCATAACACCCATGTATACCCGCAGCGGATACAACGCCGTTAACACGTTTTTGTACGCGTTCCTATTTGGACTCGGTGTCATATACTCATACAGGTATATAATAAAACCCCTCAAGATAAAGGTTGATGAGAGGTTGTTCTGGGCCGTCACGCCCATGGTCGTCTTCGGCGCCACGGTGAGGGCACTTGTGGACGGCGGTGTCCTGCCGGAGAACCCGTGGATTCTGACGCCGGGAATCTTCTTCACCGCGTTCATTCTCATAGTGCCCGCGCTCGTGATAGACGCGAAGACGAAGATGTACCCAAAGGTCACCGTTGGGTGGGGCACCCTCCTTGCGCTATGGGCGAACTACCTTCTCTTCACCCACGCAAAGAGCTGGGAACCCTACGGGCTAACGCTCCTGCACACATTCATCAGCTGGGCCCTCGTTCTGGCGTTCTATAGATGGAGGCCCTTTGACCGGATGTACCTCTATCCCGTACTGGCACATCTCTACGACATGGGGTCAACCGTGGTTGCCATCCACTTCTACGGTTACTACGAGGTTCACTGGATAGAGCACCACCTGGTGGACTGGTTCGGAGCCTACGTCTACTACCCCTGGATAACGGTGATACTGATAGCGGTTTACTACGGTCTCAGGTACCTCGTGCCAGATGAGGAAGAGAGAAAGTACTGGTACCTGGCCATATATATCCTTGGACTGGGACCCGCGGTAAGGGATCCGGCGCAAATGGTGATGCAGATAGGAGGCTGA
- a CDS encoding energy-coupling factor transporter transmembrane protein EcfT, with product MMYSFYVERDSLLHRLDPRVKIVGSGAGIAAMLLFNDPAVLMGLFFLILFGGRFLGRTGIKEQLKLLKPIFPISMITVILWPIIYTPRLRGLLFGISFGFRLLTFALVTFLLLMTTQQRDLILGFVRLGLPYEFGLTVSIALRYIPTLYLLATNIMDAQKSRGWEMEKGNMITRIRKTTVVLIPLLISSLKTAHELSIALESRALGASKKRTFLHDIRMERRDYAAMATVLLLLAAALYIRYGLGMGHIIIHG from the coding sequence ATGATGTACTCATTTTATGTAGAGCGAGATTCACTCCTTCACAGACTCGACCCACGCGTCAAGATAGTGGGGAGTGGCGCAGGAATAGCTGCCATGCTGCTCTTTAACGATCCTGCGGTGCTGATGGGACTGTTCTTCCTCATCCTGTTCGGAGGAAGGTTCCTGGGAAGAACAGGGATAAAGGAGCAGCTGAAGCTCCTGAAACCCATCTTCCCAATTTCCATGATCACCGTGATCCTGTGGCCCATAATCTACACCCCGCGGCTGAGGGGACTTCTGTTTGGGATCTCCTTCGGCTTTCGACTCCTCACGTTCGCCCTCGTTACTTTTCTCCTGCTGATGACGACCCAGCAGAGGGACCTGATCCTCGGCTTTGTTAGGTTAGGCCTGCCCTACGAGTTCGGTCTGACAGTAAGCATAGCCCTACGCTACATTCCAACGCTGTATCTCCTGGCAACCAACATCATGGACGCACAGAAGAGCAGGGGGTGGGAGATGGAAAAGGGGAACATGATAACGAGGATCCGAAAAACGACGGTTGTTCTCATTCCCCTCCTTATCTCATCCCTAAAAACAGCCCACGAACTCAGCATAGCCCTTGAGAGCAGGGCACTTGGCGCGAGCAAAAAGAGAACGTTCCTCCATGACATACGGATGGAACGTCGTGATTACGCGGCGATGGCGACCGTTCTACTCCTTCTAGCAGCGGCGTTGTACATCCGTTACGGCCTTGGGATGGGGCACATCATCATTCACGGATGA
- a CDS encoding energy-coupling factor ABC transporter ATP-binding protein, whose protein sequence is MLRAENIWHIYENGRIALKGINFTMENEIVALVGPNGSGKTTLAKHLNGLLKPNRGRVTVDGLDTRESTVAEISRKVGYVFQNPENMFFEETVYKEVSFGPRNLGLGEEEIDGRVEWALKAVNLEGYEERTPYSLSGGEKQRLAIACILAMRPRYIILDEPTTGLDAKSTRSVVEVIERLHSEGHGILLITHDMELVLEVASRVVLLFEGEKIFDGPVEEFFKMELKGYALVKPELLRISEGLGVGFVRDSHELIDAIRGDGG, encoded by the coding sequence ATGCTGAGGGCAGAGAATATCTGGCATATATACGAAAACGGAAGGATTGCCCTGAAGGGAATAAACTTCACTATGGAAAACGAAATCGTTGCCCTAGTTGGCCCCAACGGCTCTGGAAAGACGACTCTTGCCAAACACCTGAACGGCTTGCTTAAACCGAACCGTGGCAGGGTAACGGTTGATGGTCTGGATACGCGAGAAAGCACCGTCGCCGAAATTTCAAGGAAGGTTGGCTACGTCTTTCAAAACCCTGAGAACATGTTCTTTGAGGAGACGGTTTATAAGGAAGTCTCCTTTGGTCCAAGAAACCTTGGGTTAGGTGAAGAGGAGATAGATGGACGTGTTGAGTGGGCGCTTAAGGCAGTCAATCTTGAAGGCTACGAGGAGAGGACACCTTACTCGCTCAGCGGGGGAGAGAAGCAACGGCTGGCCATAGCGTGCATTCTGGCCATGAGACCACGCTATATAATCCTCGACGAACCGACTACGGGACTGGACGCTAAAAGCACGAGGAGCGTTGTTGAGGTCATCGAAAGGCTCCACTCGGAAGGACACGGGATCCTCCTCATCACCCACGACATGGAGCTGGTTCTGGAGGTGGCGTCCAGAGTTGTGTTGCTTTTTGAGGGTGAGAAGATCTTCGACGGTCCCGTTGAGGAATTTTTCAAGATGGAACTCAAGGGATACGCCCTTGTCAAACCGGAGCTGCTGAGGATAAGCGAGGGACTGGGCGTTGGATTTGTGAGGGACTCCCACGAACTCATAGACGCCATTCGGGGCGATGGGGGATGA